In Flavobacterium sp. N1736, the following are encoded in one genomic region:
- a CDS encoding HD domain-containing protein has protein sequence MTHINKLKIFNDPIYGFISIPNELIYDLIQHPYFQRLRRISQMGLSYLVYPGANHTRFHHALGCMHLMQKAIETLRFKGVAISNEEECALLIAILLHDIGHGPFSHAMEKSIVEDVHHEAISLLFMNQINEEFDGKLSLAIQVFKGEYHRKFMLQLISSQLDMDRMDYLKRDSFYTGVAEGNVNSERLIQMMNVVDDILVIEEKGIYSVEKFLLSRRLMYWQAYLHKTSLVAELILMKVLKRAKELTLKGVKLPCSEPLSYFMQNKITLEDFDAEILDLFSQLDDFDIISALKAWQKQDDFILSTLSKMIINRDLLKIKLSAEKIPMEESQSLKEEFAEEHHISSVDAGYFIFRGKIKNQAYSKEAEPIRILKKDKTIEDVVEASDQLNLKSLSKLVTKYYICYPKQLI, from the coding sequence GTGACCCATATTAATAAATTAAAAATATTTAATGATCCCATTTATGGGTTTATTTCCATCCCGAACGAGCTTATTTACGACTTAATTCAGCATCCGTATTTTCAGCGTTTGCGCCGTATTTCTCAAATGGGACTTTCTTATTTGGTATATCCGGGAGCAAATCATACTCGTTTTCATCATGCCTTAGGATGCATGCATTTAATGCAAAAAGCTATTGAAACACTTCGTTTTAAAGGCGTTGCAATTTCAAATGAGGAAGAATGTGCTTTGTTAATCGCCATTTTACTACACGATATTGGTCATGGGCCATTTTCGCATGCTATGGAAAAAAGCATTGTTGAAGATGTGCATCATGAGGCTATTTCGTTGTTATTCATGAATCAGATTAATGAGGAATTTGACGGAAAGTTAAGTCTGGCAATTCAGGTTTTTAAAGGAGAATATCATAGAAAATTCATGCTGCAACTAATTTCTAGTCAGTTAGATATGGATAGAATGGATTATCTGAAAAGAGACAGTTTTTATACAGGAGTTGCAGAAGGAAATGTAAATTCTGAACGATTGATTCAGATGATGAATGTTGTGGATGATATTTTGGTTATTGAAGAAAAAGGAATTTATTCGGTTGAGAAATTTTTGCTTTCAAGAAGGTTAATGTATTGGCAGGCTTATTTGCACAAAACGAGTTTGGTTGCCGAATTAATTTTGATGAAGGTTTTGAAAAGAGCCAAAGAACTTACCTTAAAAGGGGTTAAACTGCCTTGTAGTGAGCCACTTTCGTATTTTATGCAAAACAAAATTACATTGGAGGATTTTGATGCCGAAATACTGGATTTGTTTTCACAATTGGATGATTTTGATATTATAAGTGCTTTAAAAGCATGGCAAAAACAGGATGATTTTATACTTTCTACTTTAAGTAAAATGATCATTAACAGGGATTTACTAAAGATTAAATTGAGTGCAGAAAAGATTCCGATGGAAGAATCCCAATCGCTAAAGGAAGAATTTGCAGAGGAACATCATATTTCATCGGTAGATGCGGGATATTTTATATTTCGGGGCAAAATAAAAAATCAGGCATACAGTAAAGAGGCCGAACCGATACGAATTTTGAAAAAAGATAAAACAATTGAGGATGTTGTTGAAGCTTCTGATCAGCTGAATTTGAAATCATTATCTAAATTGGTGACAAAATATTACATCTGTTATCCAAAACAACTTATCTAA